One Apodemus sylvaticus chromosome 14, mApoSyl1.1, whole genome shotgun sequence DNA window includes the following coding sequences:
- the Net1 gene encoding neuroepithelial cell-transforming gene 1 protein isoform X2, giving the protein MVAHDEIGGLLPIKRTIRVLDVNNQPFREQEEPSNKRVRPLARVTSLANLISPVRNGAVRRFGQTIQSFTLRGDHRSPASAQKPFSRSTVPTPTKRRSSVLWSEMLDISMKESLTTREIKRQEAIYELSRGEQDLIEDLKLARKAYHDPMLKLSIMSEEELTQIFGDLDAYIPLHEDLLARIGEATKPDGTVEQIGHILVNWLPGLNAYRGYCSNQLAAKALLDQKKQDPRVQDFLQRCLESPFSRKLDLWSFLDIPRSRLVKYPLLLKEILRHTPKDHRDVQLLEEAIFIIQGVLSDINLKKGESECQYYIDKLEYLDEKQKDPRIEASKVLLCHGELKNKSGHKLYIFLFQDILVLTRPVIRNERHSYQVYRQPIPVQELVLEDLQDGDVRMGGSFRGAFGNSDKAKNIFRVRFQDPSPGQSHTLQANDVFHKQQWVNCIRSATAPVQRATSPPGLQGLPDLHEECEENNPSAGNLRAQRRSCLAPGVTQVDDGSALDCGSSVQTAEDTGDRTAQRPQPGLRRARDKVQSGGKKKETLV; this is encoded by the exons GAGCCAAGCAATAAACGAGTGCGGCCTCTAGCCCGGGTCACGTCCTTGGCAAACTTAATCTCTCCTGTAAGAAATGGAGCAGTCAGGCGCTTTGGTCAAACCATACAG TCGTTTACCCTTCGTGGTGACCACAGATCCCCAGCCTCTGCCCAGAAGCCGTTCAGCAGGTCCACCGTCCCCACACCCACCAAGAGAAGAAGCAGTGTACTATGGTCGGAGATGCTAGACATCAGTATGAAGGAGTCCTTGACCACTCGAGAGATCAAACGCCAGGAG GCAATTTATGAGTTGTCACGAGGAGAACAGGACTTGATCGAGGATCTCAAGCTCGCTAGGAAG GCCTACCATGACCCCATGTTGAAGCTGTCCATCATGTCGGAGGAGGAGCTCACGCAAATTTTTGGGGACTTGGATGCTTACATACCTCTGCACGAAG ATCTGTTAGCGAGGATAGGAGAAGCCACCAAGCCTGACGGGACTGTGGAGCAGATCGGTCACATTCTCGTGAACTGG TTGCCCGGCCTGAACGCCTACAGAGGCTACTGTAGCAACCAGCTGGCGGCCAAGGCTCTTCTGGATCAGAAGAAACAAGACCCAAGAGTCCAAGACTTCCTCCAGCGCTGTCTGGAGTCGCCTTTCAGTCGAAAACTAGATCTTTGGAGTTTCCTAGATATCCCTCGAAGCCGCCTCGTCAAGTACCCCTTACTGTTAAAGGAGATCCTCAGACACACTCCCAAAGACCACCGTGATGTTCAGCTTCTGGAGGAAGCA ATATTTATAATACAAGGAGTTCTTTCTGACATCAACTTGAAGAAGGGTGAATCTGAGTGTCAGTATTACATCGACAAGCTGGAGTACCTGGATGAGAAGCAGAAGGACCCCAGGATCGAGGCGAGCAAGGTGTTGCTGTGCCACGGGGAGCTCAAGAACAAAAGCGGCCAT AAATTGTACATTTTCTTATTTCAAGACATCTTGGTTTTGACTCGGCCTGTCATCCGAAATGAGCGACACTCCTACCAGGTTTACCGGCAGCCCATCCCGGTGCAGGAGCTGGTGCTGGAAGACCTGCAGGACGGCGACGTGCGCATGGGCGGCTCCTTCCGAGGGGCCTTCGGCAACTCAGACAAAG CTAAAAATATCTTTAGGGTCCGCTTCCAGGACCCCTCTCCCGGCCAGTCCCACACACTGCAGGCCAACGACGTGTTCCACAAGCAGCAATGGGTCAACTGCATTCGCTCGGCCACCGCCCCGGTCCAGCGGGCCACCAGTCCCCCGGGCCTTCAGGGCCTGCCAGACCTCCACGAAGAGTGTGAGGAGAACAACCCTTCCGCTGGGAATCTCAGAGCCCAGCGACGGTCATGCCTGGCTCCTGGTGTCACGCAGGTAGACGACGGAAGCGCCCTAGATTGTGGTTCCAGTGTACAGACGGCGGAAGACACCGGGGACAGGACGGCTCAGCGGCCTCAGCCTGGCTTACGGAGAGCAAGGGACAAAGTGCAGTCAGGTGGCAAAAAGAAAGAGACATTGGTATAA